The Algoriphagus sp. TR-M9 genome has a window encoding:
- a CDS encoding molecular chaperone DnaK — protein sequence MKIDKKDFESMKDKYDKEVKKGKPAKGVKGKDKDNQTDWIFVTRKTLEGLLAKADEDPSVGGIQFYMTEYTEETAEKSHPGQGVAYTGQLALVMRAANLQEGQLVSVGLGDPEDEYEEGDVVCPYHCEPPPTNS from the coding sequence ATGAAAATCGACAAGAAGGACTTCGAAAGCATGAAAGACAAGTATGACAAAGAAGTCAAGAAGGGCAAGCCTGCGAAGGGAGTGAAGGGCAAAGACAAAGACAACCAGACTGACTGGATTTTTGTAACCAGAAAGACGCTAGAGGGACTTCTCGCTAAAGCTGACGAAGATCCTTCAGTAGGAGGGATCCAATTTTACATGACAGAATATACTGAAGAAACCGCTGAAAAGTCTCATCCGGGGCAAGGTGTAGCCTATACCGGCCAATTGGCATTAGTGATGCGTGCGGCTAATTTACAGGAAGGACAGTTGGTATCTGTTGGTCTGGGTGATCCAGAAGATGAATATGAGGAAGGTGATGTGGTCTGCCCTTACCATTGCGAGCCTCCACCCACAAATTCCTAA